Sequence from the Zeugodacus cucurbitae isolate PBARC_wt_2022May chromosome 5, idZeuCucr1.2, whole genome shotgun sequence genome:
TTTGCACGTGCAACTACAATGCTTGATGAAATATTCGTATACATAATCTAAATGATTACCATAATCTAAAAATCCATTAACATGcgatattattattcaatacaATTGACAACGACACCGACAAACCGATTAGTTATATCGATCTTCCTGTTTTTCGTTATACAGTACGATGTGTCTTTTGCTTCAAAATAGTACTGAGTCTTGCCGATTGCCTCTTTAGCATTTCCAAATTACCTTCATGCGCGCATTCCTATGTGTCCTGAGATTTGGAAAAAATTGGCTATTGTTGACAGCTTTGTAAATGTCTCTTTTGTATTCATCTTCTTATgttaattattgaataatattaattaattgtattGAATAATATGTTGCGATTAAGTGAATTATTAATCGGTTAATTCGTTTGTTGTCATCTATAGCCTTTCGTAGGTTTGATTTAATCACAAAACATATTCTAGACTACTGACTATTGAGAAGGCCAAACGATCATCTTCAAAAGCTAAAAAATCTGTATGTTTTCtctaaaacaaagaaaaacaataatttaactgCACAATGTTGCAATTTCTATTAGAGAAACTTACCACGAACTCACTTAATCCCTCATAGTCATATACTATCACTGTCACTGGTAATTTATCTCGATTTTGTTTCTTTATTATCTCGATGGCTTCAGAAAATTTGTCATCTGTTAAATCAAAGATCGTATATAATGTAAATGCGGTTAATTGCGGGTAACCGCGGAGAATCTCCATAAATTCTTCCATATCTACAGCTGTGAAGGAAATATGTAACTCCGTTAAATGGAAAAATCGACAAAAGTCTATCAAGTGAATTTTAtctgttgaaaaaatatataatttttttaaatttctcaacatcgctaaaatttcaaaatcatctTGAGTCAGAATCCCATAGAGGATGTGCAATTCCTTCAAGTTAATGTTATTACTTAATGCGTTGAAAAAATGTACGcacttttgaaattcaaattttgtagACCAGtcgtcttttatatatatttttaagttccTTAAATATCGCAAACAACCGAGCGCTTGGCAACCTTCTATCTCATCCGAACTTAAAGCTAATTCCTCTAGCTGTTGTACATCTTCTCCTTCCTGTTTAAGCAAATTTTGACTGATTTCATAGGCTAAGTGTTCGGTAAACGCTCCCGGAACACCCAATAATTTCAAAACGCGTAGTTCATTGTTTTTAAAGATTAGACTCAGATTTTTCGGTAGCAAACCCTCGATGTCTTCCAAGTCCAGTTCCTCCAAGTCGGTgagctcatttatatattttcctaaAAGTAAATACGTATGAAATCTTTTACAACGAAATAAAGGAAACTGGTGATGATTTGAACTTGAAACGATCAAGAAAACTTAAATTCTGAAATTTGTGACTATGTTGACCCTTCCCAGGTTCTATTAAAGCGTAGGAAATTATTGCATTGGATTAAGGTTTAGGTGTATTTACTTATTGAAACGTACCTGTGAGCCGACAGTTTCGTAATGCCAATCGTTTTATAGCCGGAAACAAATCAATTGCACTAAGGTCTGAGTTGGTCAAACGTTCACCACGTACttcaacaatattaatattacgcTGTATTATTTGATGTAGTATCTTTTTATgatcatttaataaaatgattttcatCGTGGCAATCTTCTGCAACTTATCTTTTAACCACATTTGATCATAAAACTCCTTGAATTGTGGGCAAGTCATGCTCCAATGATTTTCTTCCATTAATTCAAACGAGTCTAGTATTACATGTTTGCAGGCATATttgagaattttatataaacaaccATCATTGAGATCCCAAAAAGACATGACCGAACTCATAGTGGTACGGTAGCGCTCGCACAGCTGTTTAGAAAATGGGCCATACAAGTCTGCGAAATCTAAATTGAGTGAAAGAATTGTCGGTTTTAAATGATAACCAACAAACAATTCAGCAATATTTATTACCGTTTGGGTTTGCGTTAGAGTGTTCAGTCCATTTATTCAAAATGCGCTCATATGCCGTGCTATAATCGCTAAAGTCTAATATCATTTCACTATCCATTTTTCAATTCGATCCTGCAAAAAAACGgaaatcatttaattaattaactgaACGTATTTGTTTACTTCACTTTATGATTCATACacaaatttcatacacataCTTGCTGGCGAGTATAAACTAGGATTTAACTTGCGATAGCGATGTCACCAACCGTCGCGCTTAAAATCCGAAGCACAACTGCATACACCAGAGCAGTGTTGCCATGACGCTATAAATCGCTTTGTGTATTAATTCTTTTGAATGAGTCAGCTCTTTAtcgttgaattaaatatttgtattgaaaCTAAGCTTTTGCATAAAAGGGGGAATTCACTTCAGTTGTGCGCACTTTTCAGCAAAACTTTCATGTATCAAAACTGTATACCAAATCGCCGCAAAACCTAAATATTGTTATCGGTAACCAATACTCATTCAGTATCtttgataatatttaaatatttccatatatggagacataaaaatggcaaaaattcttaatttttcaggatttcaagctccttgcgcaacctctaaaccttttttgattgacccaaaattttgtatatactagtttttgggctattcgcatatttctagggggtgcgatcgagaatcggaacactttggaaaataagggccaccctagtgtacatatgtatttgagcTTAATTTACACATACTCTATTTATcaccatttaaatttaaataaaaacatatgtgcgcacgaatatgaatatttagtgttgttgtttgtttgtttatcacCCCTACAAGTGAATTTTTGTGACAATGAAATCGTAAACtaccgtttttgttgttgttctaattattattttttatgtttttaattttttattgcttaaaattcgcagctttgcatatttttagtttttttttctaataaatttttgtttatactctcgcatgaTGTTGTACAGAGTGTAAtcgttttgttcatataacattgtaacttgagtaaaaattaagatatcttgattaaaTTTGGTACACACGTTACGTATTCCGTGGTATTGTAACTAGGCGAAATTGGTACACTGTTACTCCCATAAAACGGGGGTAACTGAAAagctataaagtgctataactaagccgcgaataaagttatgaaagcaaaatttggttCAGAGGGTATGGTCAGCCCCCCTTcaatgtttttttgtatatagctCCTACTCTACTACTGCTATAttaattcaaaggagatgtgtttcTTCTACCAGTCtccctctgtgccaaaaatgggcagAATCAGAACAATATGTTCTCTAtccccatataccttatattcgcaTTTTCAAACTTCGGATGAGCTTTAACCGATATTtggggttaatatgtgagataactTTGcagaattaagtgagcatatggTTTTCGACATAGTGGACCTTTGTGGTGAAAAAGAGTgaggtttaggaattacctcagcccttatataaTATAGATGATTTTGGTTGATAATGGGAATTTGTTTAGAAATTCGTTTGCATCCACCTTATATTATAGACCAGACACAAAGTAATTATTACCTGTTACTGTCTGTGGCGAATGATGTTGCATTCGCCTCAGgagaaagttttaaaaattgacTGTCCCAGCAAATAGCATTAGCCACAAcaatgaacaaaattataattattttacgctttaaataattcaaaagaaagaaaacaaaacattgattcaaatatcaattaaaagaagtaaaaataatcggccgattaatcggtcggagcCTACTTAGCATGTTCTAAAAGAGCGTAAATGAACGCATACGTACACACACCCATTGTCATTAAAGCTTCAATGCTTAACTGTCACATAGAGAATATGTTTAACAGGCTTTGCATGTACTTGATTACCGAACACTTGACATGACTTGGAAGCCAGTTTAATTTAGGATCATAAGTTGcgttgacatttgaactgctctATCTCTCTTATTGTTCTCTTTacattctcattatgacactattccagtgttggctgaatttttttgattaaaaataaatatgtatgttaagaTTCCAAtccttaatattaataaatcttcaaaaatagaaaaattttctAACAAATCTAAATCTCAAAAAACTGCATTTCGTTTCCTTTATGCTATTCAGAacaaagctatattcatatatttattaaagagctTTCTATCAAACAGAATATCTTCAAGTGCTCCAAGATTTCTTATGAAATTTATAGAAACATTCTAGTTTTAAAATTCTCAattttggtgatattttaatgtaaaaactCGGCACGTCCGGCAACTCTACCCACAAACCaaaataataacagctgaaatTGAAGTTCTCTATGTATTGTGTGTAGTaaaactgcatctaagtttttttaagaaacactaaatttgttTCCTGTATGACTGAATATATGTAGTTTTGTCGAAAACAATGAATTTATTCGAAAGTTTCCCAACTACAAAGTTCTACAAAGAAACCCATTTGGACAATTGTTCAAAGTATTTCTGCTTAGAAAGACTCGAAAGAGGttttcttataataaataagggttcactttctagtttatgtactctcgcaacatgttgaatAGAAATTAATGGACCATGCACAAAATGGTTGTTTTTGTCTATTAGAACTACAAAAAGGAATAATCAGGATGACAAGTAGAGTTGAAATCGTTCGTATGTCTCTACATGAAAGCTATAACTTTAGTAAAAGAggggatatcttaatgaaaattggtacacatattccttggcaccatgagacggTCGGTATTGTGGGAAATCGGACCATTTccacgcacacaaaatggcgTTAACGGAAAAGCTATAATGTGTTCTGGCAAAGGCACAAATAGAGctacgaaaatgaaattttgtacagAGTGTAATTTTTGCGTAagattttgtatatatctctcaaACTATCTtagctatataaaccgaactCACTGGACACATTTCTCTTTAGCAACAcatggaaatagttgaaatcggttagtaaccacgcccacctcctttACAAAGATTAGGTGAAAACTACTATAAGTgcgtaacgaaaaacgtcagaaacactcaaTTTTACAGAAGATATGTCAGTGAAAAACTGCACTCAAATGTTTAAACATgcgaaatgggcgtggcgttgcccacttttGAATCTAAAACCATATCGTAAGAACTACCTGCCCAATTTCAATATTGTGTAcataatatttccttgacaccctgatgctTCCGatggaaattttgaatatatatatcatGAATATACCGtaacaaaactttacacaaacactgcattcgaggtgtggcatcacttatttaaaaattatcgaattcaaaaattattgaataaaaaaaattattattcccaAAGTTGTAGCTGTTTGTGTTAACCCAGTTCCAAAACAGgtcttgcggtgacaatcagaagtccttggagattcatatgaaatcaatcggataagacaaattaattttagggcctgatcgaaggttttttgctttttttttcaatattaggAAAACTTGTTCTTCaacagttaattaatttaaaaaaatcgaaatttttgaaaaaagaaaagcttAGATCAGACCctggattattatgtattcttaaaagctgtataaatttcattaaaatctactgagcggttttcgagttacagttgtcaccagtttaaaaaagagtgcgtggagtccctacgcgcggatgaagttatacttcttagtgatatttcAAGAAATCCATATCATTTTGtgtgaaagaaaactagcgagagacactttcttaaattcacattttataaatttattatgcacattttataaaccaaagtccaaatcaattatcatttctgggttctgatggattgatatctataatatttacaattggattatgataactaaaatacgatatgaaatggcttacatctattttatctatatttctcgcgaacaCCGCAttaatagtcgtacctccttttgtcgtacgatcatttcttccattgttcatttctaatgaaaatttctctctgaggaatgccagtaatggttcagcttctgaCAATGAGAAATTTTAGTACtaggagtaccggttgttcgctatactctactgattctccgataatatctgcaaaagcttgtgaACCTGCAGCtgacaacggtaataaagctttaccgatgaacaattttatatctctcatcgatgaatttggtgatatataaatggcaattaaattcatttttttattattatgattatcgctagggttcattttgcattctaccgcacacaaatcgccaattcttgttgatgttgatatcgCCACATAAGCATCACTCGCGTACGGAGCCTTTATATCTAAATCAGGAGTGAGAATATGACATTTGTCTTGTTCATTGTGATAAATAGCAAcgcctgaatttcttgtttcatttcgttgaaatcttacaggaggctcgttgtcgttcataaatgtttctgataacatcaagatgtttgactgtttaaacactctatctgagaaatcatcaacatgagcacgaacactttgacaattgaatgatataattgataaacattttcttgTGCTAAGAAACTCGAATAATTCCTTTTCTAAGGTGACAATTGTAATTCGAcgtaattttatcatttcatctcGCAAAGCGCGACATGACCTGTCATTGCTTCCAATgccataataaatttttttctatttgttcACTGGGATAATGTTaatttggtggttgacaaacttatgtgcacgcatatacaaatgtaagtttgtgtgtttgttcaatgacatataatcatgtacatatgtatgtttatgcataatgttgctgttgcgcaacaattatcgcaactgttccgaactcgtataagaagtataacttcaaaaacatagttttgagaaaaacgcatttaaagtaaAATCGTGACtatccctaaccccttaataaattaaataaataaattgcgagagtttaaaattttcagttacatccgaacataatatttatagatttgcttttatttattacatgttAACATGTTGACTAACGTAAGATAAATTGGTCAGCAACATAACATAAATAGCTACAAATGCTGTTCAAGTTCATGCTGAGCTCTTCATGCTGCAATGTTTGCTACGTTAATTAGCATATCAATATCTACTCATTATCATTATTGTCACCAACAAGAGCGCATAGCTACAGCGTAACTCCTTGATGAGTTACATTCGAAGGGTTGCAATCATAAAACTGCTCACAGCAAGATCACATAACAACTACGATAGTTGCTCGTG
This genomic interval carries:
- the LOC128921882 gene encoding uncharacterized protein LOC128921882 isoform X1, which encodes MDSEMILDFSDYSTAYERILNKWTEHSNANPNDFADLYGPFSKQLCERYRTTMSSVMSFWDLNDGCLYKILKYACKHVILDSFELMEENHWSMTCPQFKEFYDQMWLKDKLQKIATMKIILLNDHKKILHQIIQRNINIVEVRGERLTNSDLSAIDLFPAIKRLALRNCRLTGKYINELTDLEELDLEDIEGLLPKNLSLIFKNNELRVLKLLGVPGAFTEHLAYEISQNLLKQEGEDVQQLEELALSSDEIEGCQALGCLRYLRNLKIYIKDDWSTKFEFQKCVHFFNALSNNINLKELHILYGILTQDDFEILAMLRNLKKLYIFSTDKIHLIDFCRFFHLTELHISFTAVDMEEFMEILRGYPQLTAFTLYTIFDLTDDKFSEAIEIIKKQNRDKLPVTVIVYDYEGLSEFVRKHTDFLAFEDDRLAFSIVSSLEYVL
- the LOC128921882 gene encoding uncharacterized protein LOC128921882 isoform X2 — encoded protein: MDSEMILDFSDYSTAYERILNKWTEHSNANPNDFADLYGPFSKQLCERYRTTMSSVMSFWDLNDGCLYKILKYACKHVILDSFELMEENHWSMTCPQFKEFYDQMWLKDKLQKIATMKIILLNDHKKILHQIIQRNINIVEVRGERLTNSDLSAIDLFPAIKRLALRNCRLTGKYINELTDLEELDLEDIEGLLPKNLSLIFKNNELRVLKLLGVPGAFTEHLAYEISQNLLKQEGEDVQQLEELALSSDEIEGCQALGCLRYLRNLKIYIKDDWSTKFEFQNCRYGRIYGDSPRLPAINRIYIIYDL
- the LOC128921882 gene encoding uncharacterized protein LOC128921882 isoform X3, with protein sequence MDSEMILDFSDYSTAYERILNKWTEHSNANPNDFADLYGPFSKQLCERYRTTMSSVMSFWDLNDGCLYKILKYACKHVILDSFELMEENHWSMTCPQFKEFYDQMWLKDKLQKIATMKIILLNDHKKILHQIIQRNINIVEVRGERLTNSDLSAIDLFPAIKRLALRNCRLTGKYINELTDLEELDLEDIEGLLPKNLSLIFKNNELRVLKLLGVPGAFTEHLAYEISQNLLKQEGEDVQQLEELALSSDEIEGCQALGCLRYLRNLKIYIKDDWSTKFEFQK